A region of Bacillus rossius redtenbacheri isolate Brsri chromosome 2, Brsri_v3, whole genome shotgun sequence DNA encodes the following proteins:
- the LOC134529419 gene encoding uncharacterized protein LOC134529419 isoform X1, whose translation MASRINRKGGVEKIKKRFQYSPSKVSSALKAIEDGMRVATASKLYSVPRTTLRNKLSHISPAESTGHCGPHSVLGKDIEDMLVQWIIDCANMGFPVDKEDLCSSVKKLLDEGNVQQKLFLDNRPGKKWYYSFLKRHPVISQKHAEYVNRARGAVTEEKIRAWFREVYTSLKDYSDVLEDPNRVFNMDETCFCLVSKGLLILGPRGQQIYDESSNSDKENITTLFAVNANGKFAPPLTIYKYTRIPANVIKSAPPEWGIGKTENGWMTGESFFEYITNVFLPFLIKSDISRPVIVFLDGHRSHLTIHLSKFCRENQIILVALYPNSTHILQPLDVAVFGPLKHNWKKIVRRWRIDNDNKEITKAEVPLALSKIIYEPSMQKNVKAGFESTGLHPFDADKVDYTKCIVRKLATSQQDTHVEKEEIVKHLKYFESKIDGDLLQQFRQMKKRTHEWEGNPHATLLFDVWEKIFEDSQKTPRCNELVNELEAGPDGRAVPDHDYSTPHPAAQMEAHDSEGQSIPTTVDISSGMDLDLSFTTVSIENLLSPSVSLSDLTISPGLMSLPIDSHIPSTSAMPISLSSDVERQSTSDTPRSSDSKLKSSSEPTAIQITPPKTLATVFKDVIRWPDSKDSKGKKKK comes from the coding sequence ATGGCTTCAAGAATCAACCGAAAAGGGGGAGTAGAAAAAATTAAGAAGAGATTCCAATATTCCCCTTCCAAAGTAAGCAGTGCCCTAAAGGCAATTGAAGATGGAATGCGTGTAGCTACAGCAAGTAAGCTATATAGTGTTCCAAGGACAACATTGAGAAATAAATTATCTCACATTTCTCCAGCAGAATCTACAGGACATTGCGGACCTCATTCTGTCTTAGGGAAAGATATAGAGGACATGTTAGTTCAGTGGATCATTGATTGTGCAAACATGGGATTTCCAGTAGACAAAGAAGATTTGTGCTCTTCAGTGAAAAAACTTTTGGATGAAGGGAATGTACAGCAGAAATTATTTCTTGATAACCGTCCTGGTAAGAAGTGGTATTATTCTTTTTTAAAGAGACATCCTGTCATATCACAGAAACACGCAGAGTACGTTAACCGAGCTAGAGGTGCAGTGACTGAAGAGAAGATAAGGGCTTGGTTTAGGGAAGTTTATACTTCTTTAAAAGATTATTCTGATGTCTTGGAAGACCCCAATAGGGTGTTTAACATGGATGAAACCTGTTTTTGTTTAGTTTCAAAGGGTTTGCTGATTTTAGGGCCTCGTGGTCAACAGATTTATGATGAATCTTCCAATTCAGATAAGGAAAACATTACCACATTGTTTGCAGTGAATGCAAATGGCAAGTTTGCTCCACCTCTAACAATTTATAAGTATACACGAATACCTGCCAACGTAATAAAATCTGCTCCCCCTGAATGGGGTATTGGAAAAACTGAGAATGGGTGGATGACTGGGGAGAGTTTTTTTGAGTATATCACAAATGTTTTTCTACCATTTTTGATAAAGTCTGATATCAGTCGTCCAGTCATAGTATTTCTTGATGGACATAGGTCTCATCTCACCATACATCTTAGCAAGTTTTGCAGAGAGAACCAAATTATTTTAGTAGCTCTCTATCCGAACTCTACCCACATTTTACAGCCACTAGATGTTGCAGTATTTGGACCGCTGAAACACAATTGGAAGAAAATAGTTAGAAGATGGCGAATTGACAACGATAACAAAGAAATCACAAAAGCAGAGGTCCCTTTGGctttatcaaaaattatatacGAACCAAGCATGCAGAAAAATGTTAAAGCTGGGTTTGAATCAACAGGTCTACATCCTTTTGATGCAGATAAAGTTGACTATACAAAATGTATTGTTCGTAAGTTGGCAACCTCTCAGCAAGATACACATGTTGAGAAAGAAGAGATCGTGAAACATCTTAAGTACTTTGAGTCTAAGATTGATGGTGATCTGCTTCAACAATTTAGACAAATGAAAAAAAGGACTCATGAGTGGGAAGGGAACCCACATGCCACTTTACTTTTTGATGTGTGGGAAAAAATTTTTGAAGACTCTCAGAAAACACCCCGTTGTAATGAACTAGTGAATGAACTTGAGGCTGGTCCAGATGGAAGAGCTGTTCCTGATCATGATTACAGCACGCCACATCCTGCTGCACAAATGGAAGCTCATGATTCAGAAGGCCAAAGTATTCCTACAACTGTTGATATTTCTTCAGGCATGGATCTTGACCTGTCATTTACAACAGTTTCTATAGAAAACCTCTTGTCCCCTTCAGTAAGTTTATCCGATTTGACAATTTCTCCTGGTCTCATGTCCCTCCCGATTGATTCACATATTCCTTCAACATCAGCTATGCCTATTTCACTTTCCAGTGATGTAGAAAGACAATCCACATCTGATACTCCTCGATCCAGTGATAGTAAATTAAAAAGCTCAAGTGAACCTACTGCTATTCAAATAACCCCTCCAAAAACACTAGCAACAGTTTTTAAAGATGTGATTAGATGGCCAGATAGTAAAGACTCTAAaggtaagaagaaaaaataa
- the LOC134529419 gene encoding uncharacterized protein LOC134529419 isoform X2 — MAVESEEVLKMVPVEEQPIDLSKTMRKAPRSMPPLIPISILRAGLYDHHLFCKRNGKINLASNLSLPPGTEIFTIKANDKLTMNSKKPNVVKQVRTKSIISCNQECLSERHSASCNQHNVHCDKIPRKRHFESEQLEDDWIAKRLDRAHSVPHLTPFPFALQRQKSLSESRIPLITTLPSSSPKTVFYSHDSDVSSNFCNSPDQPHLSNLCQRLLREDLLIDGNWSNNHDLSVVKSSYNYLDYHPKLLHECHTQDLLQQYVLQHQKDDTVEHGIENISSNAVQVELPSEGCNDLKLRSSRPLTGKHVRPGTGASPATLLSLRRKIQARQQQHE, encoded by the exons ATGGCTGTGGAATCAGAAGAGGTGTTGAAAATGGTGCCGGTAGAAGAGCAGCCAATAGACTTGAGTAAGACTATGAGGAAAGCTCCTCGAAGTATGCCACCATTAATTCCAATCAGTATTCTACGAGCTGGCCTGTATGATCACCACCTGTTCTGTAAAAGGAATGGGAAAATTAATTTAGCCTCCAATCTATCATTACCTCCTGGCAcagaaatatttacaataaaagcaAATGACAAGTTGACTATGAATTCCAAGAAACCAAATGTTGTAAAACAAGTGAGAACTAAATCTATTATAAGTTGCAATCAAGAGTGTTTAAGTGAAAGACATTCTGCTTCTTGTAACCAGCACAATGTTCATTGTGATAAAATTCCTCGAAAACGTCATTTTGAAAGTGAACAGTTGGAGGACGATTGGATCGCAAAACGACTTGACCGTGCTCACAGTGTACCTCACCTGACACCCTTCCCATTTGCTCTTCAGCGTCAGAAATCATTAAGTGAGTCACGAATCCCTTTGATAACTACCTTACCATCCAGCAGTCCAAAAACTGTTTTTTATTCTCATGACAGTGATGTGAGCAGCAATTTTTGTAATAGTCCTGATCAACCTCACCTGAGTAATTTATGCCAAAGGTTACTTCGTGAAGACTTATTAATAGATGGGAACTGGTCAAACAATCATGATCTAAGTGTTGTCAAGTCCTCATATAACTATCTCGATTATCATCCAAAACTTTTACATGAGTGTCATACTCAGGATCTGCTGCAGCAATATGTGCTTCAACACCAGAAAGATGATACAGTTGAACAT GGCATTGAAAATATCTCCAGTAATGCTGTGCAAGTCGAGTTGCCGTCTGAGGGCTGTAATGATTTGAAACTGCGATCCAGCCGCCCACTGACGGGAAAACACGTGCGCCCAGGCACAGGTGCTAGTCCTGCCACCTTACTTTCCCTACGCCGCAAAATTCAGGCTAGGCAGCAACAACATGAATAG